The Deltaproteobacteria bacterium genome window below encodes:
- a CDS encoding tripartite tricarboxylate transporter TctB family protein translates to MLAIAGRTDPKSRVHDLFTVVLGISAAGVLISSPWQVDTSGPYPFYKGALIFPLLVLGLMVVASIPAAVRLIKPPEGAGWHLDGGGAPVKPLAVLVLVVAFLVGIPLVGLEVSSFLFLGVTLFYLGHRSPKVFLGIPLVLTAILYLVFKYLLDVYFPPPLLFEFLGG, encoded by the coding sequence GTGCTTGCTATCGCTGGACGAACCGATCCCAAGAGCCGAGTCCATGACCTATTCACCGTCGTCCTGGGGATCTCGGCAGCAGGGGTGCTCATCAGCAGTCCCTGGCAGGTGGACACATCCGGTCCATATCCCTTTTACAAGGGGGCCCTCATCTTTCCTCTCCTGGTACTTGGGTTGATGGTCGTGGCCTCCATTCCGGCTGCAGTTCGCCTCATCAAGCCGCCTGAGGGAGCGGGCTGGCACCTTGACGGCGGGGGAGCGCCCGTTAAGCCCCTGGCCGTCCTGGTCCTGGTAGTGGCTTTCCTGGTGGGGATCCCACTGGTGGGCCTGGAGGTCTCTTCTTTCCTCTTCCTGGGGGTGACTCTCTTCTATCTCGGTCACCGTTCCCCCAAGGTATTCCTCGGCATACCCTTGGTGCTTACGGCCATCCTGTACCTCGTCTTCAAGTACCTGCTGGATGTCTACTTTCCCCCGCCCCTGCTTTTCGAGTTCCTGGGAGGCTAG
- a CDS encoding tripartite tricarboxylate transporter substrate binding protein — protein sequence MLKKALPFCLVVLACACFLFGGTAHAKWPKKPVQIVIPWPPANDPSTMVTTAMAPLMAKELGVPVKVINHPGGSGVLGANKVAKARPDGYTVGLISIGPMITQVLRGKTPYKNQDFKPLGLIWSSPFTLACRADAPYKNLKELAEYGKTHDVRLAHWGLGAVPTLIALNAAKIGGFKFKETAYKKLNPLLVVSGDADVITFSTPGLRDYVDSGKMRLLACMLPNRLPYYPDVPTVKEQGFGEAYSIWFGLFVPAKTPDDRAKRLGEVFFKVMALPEIQKIIQKVGVIPHPIGPEQARKQMDSELANFGAIMKELGIIK from the coding sequence ATGCTGAAAAAAGCCTTACCCTTTTGTCTGGTTGTGCTGGCTTGCGCCTGTTTTTTGTTCGGCGGAACGGCCCATGCCAAGTGGCCCAAGAAACCCGTTCAAATCGTGATTCCCTGGCCCCCGGCCAATGACCCCTCCACCATGGTGACCACCGCCATGGCCCCATTGATGGCCAAGGAACTGGGCGTACCCGTCAAGGTAATCAACCATCCGGGGGGGAGCGGTGTTTTGGGCGCCAACAAGGTCGCCAAGGCCCGCCCGGACGGGTACACCGTGGGGCTGATTTCCATCGGCCCGATGATCACCCAGGTCCTTCGGGGGAAGACCCCTTACAAGAACCAGGACTTCAAGCCCTTGGGCCTTATCTGGTCTTCTCCCTTTACCCTGGCCTGCCGGGCTGATGCCCCTTACAAGAACCTTAAAGAACTGGCCGAGTATGGCAAGACCCATGACGTGAGGCTTGCCCACTGGGGCCTTGGCGCAGTGCCGACCCTGATCGCCCTGAATGCGGCCAAGATCGGCGGCTTCAAGTTCAAGGAGACGGCTTACAAGAAGCTGAATCCCCTCCTGGTGGTCTCCGGAGACGCCGATGTCATCACCTTCTCCACCCCCGGGCTCCGGGACTACGTGGACAGCGGAAAGATGCGCCTTCTGGCCTGTATGCTTCCCAACCGGCTTCCCTACTATCCCGATGTGCCCACGGTGAAGGAACAGGGCTTTGGTGAAGCCTATTCCATCTGGTTTGGTCTCTTCGTTCCGGCCAAGACCCCGGATGATCGGGCAAAGCGATTGGGCGAGGTCTTTTTCAAGGTCATGGCCCTGCCCGAGATCCAGAAGATCATCCAGAAGGTGGGGGTCATTCCCCATCCCATCGGTCCCGAGCAGGCCCGAAAGCAGATGGACAGCGAACTGGCCAATTTCGGCGCCATCATGAAGGAGCTTGGAATCATCAAGTAG